A window of the Verminephrobacter eiseniae EF01-2 genome harbors these coding sequences:
- a CDS encoding type IV pilin protein: protein MKHQHVQGGFTLIELMIIVAIVGLLSALAYPSFREQVIKSRRADAKTILVSAQQWMERFYTENFRYDKNRAGVRADDPTQFPARFSVSPTEGSALYDIAVVVEDGELDKYSVTATPRAGSAMARDRCGNFRIDHSGQKTVFSHGFGSANDAMANRVCWQ from the coding sequence ATGAAACACCAACATGTGCAGGGCGGTTTCACGCTGATCGAGCTGATGATCATCGTGGCGATCGTAGGTCTTTTGTCTGCCTTGGCCTATCCCTCCTTCAGGGAGCAGGTGATCAAATCCCGGCGCGCGGACGCCAAGACCATCCTGGTCAGTGCGCAGCAATGGATGGAGCGGTTTTATACGGAGAATTTTCGCTACGATAAAAACAGGGCCGGTGTGAGGGCGGATGATCCGACGCAGTTTCCGGCCAGGTTCAGCGTTTCTCCCACCGAGGGGAGCGCGCTCTATGATATTGCCGTCGTGGTTGAGGATGGAGAGCTTGACAAATATTCAGTCACGGCTACGCCCAGGGCGGGTTCTGCAATGGCCAGAGACCGTTGCGGGAATTTTCGCATCGATCATTCAGGGCAAAAAACCGTGTTTTCCCATGGATTTGGATCTGCCAATGATGCGATGGCCAACAGGGTTTGCTGGCAATGA
- a CDS encoding pilus assembly PilX family protein, translating into MKPVPNAHGAAKAQERGVALVVVMLFLIAITGIGVWTARQSMLAENMARNQMDHEVARQAAESALRDAERDIDSASMGVLQEGASCRRNASAGMTYGLNPIEFTADCAQGLCDTNDTSYASSNWDTASSSSSSSSSSSNVEPWWPKNKGGQWNDDETSKPGRNPVNDNNCLTFKGAVPLGTYTGVPPIRGVEKQPEYLIEVFMRKNIRMNLEETSVTSTAENANQWARMYRITARGFGYSRRTQVVLQTVFFP; encoded by the coding sequence ATGAAACCCGTCCCCAACGCGCACGGTGCAGCAAAAGCGCAAGAGCGCGGCGTTGCATTGGTGGTCGTCATGCTGTTTCTGATCGCCATTACCGGCATCGGCGTCTGGACCGCCCGACAATCGATGCTGGCCGAAAACATGGCACGCAATCAGATGGACCATGAAGTCGCCCGGCAAGCCGCAGAATCGGCACTGCGGGATGCCGAACGGGACATAGACAGCGCTTCGATGGGGGTATTGCAGGAAGGCGCATCGTGCCGACGCAATGCCTCCGCCGGCATGACATATGGCTTGAACCCTATTGAGTTCACTGCGGATTGCGCGCAGGGTCTTTGTGACACGAATGACACCAGCTATGCCAGCAGCAATTGGGATACTGCGAGCTCCAGCAGTTCCAGCAGTTCCAGCAGTTCCAATGTGGAACCCTGGTGGCCAAAGAACAAAGGTGGGCAGTGGAATGATGATGAGACCAGTAAGCCAGGGCGAAACCCCGTGAACGACAATAACTGTCTCACATTCAAGGGCGCCGTTCCCTTGGGCACATATACCGGTGTTCCTCCCATCCGTGGCGTGGAGAAACAGCCGGAATACCTGATTGAAGTGTTCATGCGCAAGAATATCCGCATGAATCTCGAAGAGACCAGCGTCACCTCCACGGCCGAAAATGCCAACCAGTGGGCACGGATGTACAGAATCACGGCACGGGGTTTCGGGTATTCGCGGAGAACCCAGGTCGTTTTGCAGACAGTGTTTTTTCCATGA
- a CDS encoding pilus assembly protein: MTIHHMYQRTMKTSDNIKSSLLLAIMFSSMNLSAAPVHADVEVSKPVIAIPPNIVAIAKKPMVMLTASKDHLLFGPVYTDFEDLDDDGVIDTTFKPTFEYYGYFDARKCYAYDNDAGQFNPAAMAIQTSVTVGSATATKYSCSPRESHWSGNFLNWTTMTRLDIVRKMLYGGYRVLDINGSTVLMGAKLVEDSHSFVKYYNGTDVRDYTPFDQAMLTRPATDDSANAGYYAGLSICLTGNADDYEMSQPVMRLVKGNVRFWSTVNWEACRWIEEDREGAGTFGPKLSRAYSSANAGDGKIGDRPVHHEASLPSMARSGATYSGIGPQLNVRVKVCDPARLGAERCQAFPPHSVTNFKPYGLLQEFGHPKTAGDAARAEFGLITGSYDNYNEDGHIRGAAGALRKNMGDLEDEINRTTGVFCHNSGSGCPATLPDGRATGVGAIKTFDTMSLYGRRTRGYQSNTAWLNPLGEMLAQTLQYYAYNGTTPVPSNPAVTAADSSAGMPVATWRDPFIDSSARRARYGNAVCRPLNALAISSSTLSYDGQAASPFSSLPNSNAGLDFFVNKIGQAEGIHGTARSVGSVPGNDEKSCSAKTVQQLSDVRGICPEAPALEGSYQIAGVALYGNTKPIRDLGSHRPADLDRVENALKVKTMAVSLSGGAPRIDVPVPAPPVADSTANPSDPPSLLNPRRYITITPESVHSGGKPNAPLVFASISSSPTHGAFLVAWNDQFLAADYDMDVVGFLRYDLIRNVNSPSGWDIRVRTDISNLCSSLGGTYGFSIIGVQKRDAANNLVNADGRYLTHQYGNAEGEEFEGQIYWDDYTEAWGQLRDMPPTSQYLCGDASYRRKTLLTDASVDYAHSVCYVADNYCEARNMDYFHDETFHVAGEANALIKEPLWYVGKYGSFKSSVENTDGTYSTLLMPPTQNNHSWDSVRTDGSVGQDGVPDGYFLARRPELLEAQLRTALHAAAKSLNSAPAIASAQLTGGSRKFVARFSETTVSGELEAYEVDAEGEFQATPVWQAGAMLKERTRLSSGNDRAIITNDGNGRAAGVGFRWADLPEDYRKKMTEQGTNQLSEANAQLALNYIRGDHSREDPNGLRQRADSLLGPVVNATPWIQGPPGPVLAGFRSADERIGYSAFFSAHKDRAKLIWLAANDGMLHAFNPDTGAEVFAYVPGALANRLAEIPLQRGAATRTKLEGSNFVTGPERHPPGGTVWAYVDGHPFSADVMVGDDWKTYVFGTLGRGGKGIFALDATVVADLTESNAASVFKWQFTSTDDEDLGHITGEVSVHAASNQATPVVRMNNGKYALLLGNGYKSMPSTAPGKAVLYVLFVDGPNDEGSWTGRYTKIVADAGPGNGLSMPRWEDIDGNGTADVAYAGDLKGNLWKFDLQSDRPNEWQVALKEGTVNKPLYTASDAITTAPQIMYMGKGGFMVNFATGNAFETHDFPKLGVPQRIYGIWDRPSFVGTRPIRTDTLALRAYTRNQDGKVIGAADAPALDWSRHNGWYMDLPNPGEAVLSNPTLESGVLSFVTVRPKAADTGSTASCFSSPLAALYTVDPISGKTERNLQGSITLNDTQVFVTAREIGDQKVRLAHDRTQKAFTKNCQAGQAGCTCTGSTCTKAAICGPGQRAKRVIGSSADAVLCMSNPAPRLQWREVSGLGRTDQP, encoded by the coding sequence ATGACCATTCATCACATGTACCAACGCACCATGAAAACATCAGACAACATCAAGTCGAGTCTGCTGCTGGCCATCATGTTCAGCAGCATGAATCTGTCGGCAGCGCCCGTGCACGCAGATGTCGAGGTATCGAAACCGGTCATCGCGATACCACCGAACATTGTCGCCATAGCCAAAAAGCCCATGGTGATGCTGACTGCGTCCAAAGACCATTTGCTTTTCGGGCCCGTTTACACGGATTTTGAAGATCTCGATGATGATGGTGTGATCGACACCACTTTCAAGCCGACTTTCGAGTATTACGGTTATTTTGATGCAAGAAAATGCTACGCTTACGACAATGATGCCGGTCAATTCAATCCGGCTGCCATGGCCATCCAGACCTCCGTCACCGTTGGCTCGGCAACTGCCACCAAATACAGTTGCTCACCCCGGGAATCCCATTGGAGCGGCAACTTCCTCAATTGGACCACGATGACCCGATTGGATATCGTCCGTAAAATGCTGTATGGCGGCTACAGGGTTTTGGACATCAATGGATCGACCGTCTTGATGGGAGCCAAATTGGTGGAAGATTCACACTCGTTTGTCAAGTATTACAATGGTACCGATGTTCGTGATTACACACCATTCGATCAGGCGATGCTCACCAGACCCGCTACCGACGACTCTGCCAACGCCGGTTATTATGCGGGGTTGAGTATTTGCCTGACCGGCAACGCTGATGATTACGAAATGTCGCAACCCGTCATGCGTCTGGTCAAGGGGAATGTACGGTTTTGGTCTACCGTCAACTGGGAAGCCTGTCGGTGGATCGAGGAAGATCGTGAAGGTGCGGGCACTTTTGGCCCCAAACTCTCACGCGCTTACTCCAGTGCAAATGCAGGTGATGGAAAAATCGGAGACCGACCTGTCCACCATGAAGCATCCCTGCCGTCCATGGCCAGGAGTGGCGCCACTTATTCCGGTATCGGGCCCCAACTGAATGTTCGGGTCAAGGTCTGCGACCCGGCGCGGTTGGGTGCAGAGCGTTGCCAGGCGTTTCCGCCGCACTCTGTGACGAATTTCAAGCCCTATGGCTTGCTCCAGGAATTCGGTCATCCCAAAACTGCCGGAGATGCGGCCCGGGCGGAGTTCGGATTGATCACCGGCAGTTATGACAATTACAATGAGGATGGCCACATAAGAGGGGCAGCAGGGGCGTTGCGAAAGAACATGGGAGACCTGGAAGACGAGATCAACCGCACGACCGGCGTTTTTTGCCATAACTCCGGATCCGGTTGCCCCGCAACCTTGCCAGATGGTCGAGCGACAGGCGTTGGCGCCATCAAGACATTCGACACGATGTCTCTTTATGGCCGCAGAACGCGTGGCTATCAGAGCAATACGGCATGGCTCAATCCTCTGGGTGAAATGCTCGCGCAAACGTTGCAATACTATGCCTATAACGGCACGACACCTGTGCCCAGCAACCCGGCAGTCACTGCTGCTGACAGCAGTGCCGGCATGCCGGTTGCCACATGGCGCGATCCGTTCATCGATTCATCGGCACGCAGAGCCAGATACGGCAATGCCGTTTGCCGTCCGTTGAACGCTTTGGCGATTTCTTCCAGCACCCTCAGTTATGATGGGCAAGCGGCCAGTCCATTTAGCAGCCTGCCGAATTCCAATGCCGGCCTCGATTTTTTTGTCAACAAAATAGGCCAAGCCGAAGGCATCCATGGCACTGCCCGCTCGGTAGGCTCCGTACCTGGCAATGATGAAAAGTCGTGCTCTGCCAAAACAGTCCAACAGCTTTCAGATGTGCGGGGTATTTGCCCCGAGGCTCCCGCCCTGGAGGGGAGCTATCAGATTGCGGGGGTTGCGCTCTATGGCAATACCAAGCCGATTCGCGACTTGGGCAGCCATCGTCCTGCGGATCTTGACAGGGTGGAGAATGCATTGAAGGTCAAAACCATGGCAGTTTCCCTTTCGGGCGGAGCGCCGCGCATCGACGTTCCTGTTCCTGCGCCTCCTGTTGCAGACTCCACCGCCAACCCTTCTGACCCTCCCTCCCTGCTCAACCCCAGAAGATACATCACCATCACGCCTGAAAGCGTGCACAGCGGCGGCAAGCCGAATGCCCCCCTGGTCTTTGCATCGATCAGTTCCAGTCCGACCCATGGCGCATTCCTCGTGGCATGGAACGATCAATTTTTGGCCGCCGATTATGACATGGATGTCGTTGGTTTTCTCCGTTATGACTTGATCAGAAACGTGAATTCACCTTCCGGTTGGGATATCAGGGTTCGGACAGATATTTCGAATCTCTGCTCCAGTCTGGGTGGGACATATGGTTTCAGCATCATCGGAGTCCAGAAAAGAGATGCTGCCAATAACTTGGTCAATGCTGACGGGCGGTATCTCACCCATCAATACGGAAATGCAGAGGGGGAAGAATTTGAGGGGCAGATATATTGGGACGATTATACAGAAGCATGGGGGCAACTGCGTGACATGCCACCGACATCCCAGTATCTGTGCGGTGATGCGTCTTATCGGCGCAAAACACTTCTCACCGACGCAAGCGTGGACTATGCGCATTCCGTGTGCTACGTTGCGGACAATTATTGCGAGGCAAGGAACATGGATTATTTTCATGACGAAACATTTCATGTGGCAGGCGAAGCAAATGCCCTCATCAAGGAGCCACTCTGGTACGTCGGAAAATACGGTTCATTCAAATCCAGCGTAGAAAACACCGATGGCACCTACAGCACACTGCTCATGCCTCCTACCCAGAATAACCATAGCTGGGACAGTGTCAGAACGGACGGAAGCGTTGGGCAGGACGGCGTTCCAGACGGTTACTTTCTTGCCCGCCGCCCGGAGTTGCTGGAAGCGCAGTTGCGCACTGCGCTCCATGCGGCGGCAAAAAGTTTGAATTCTGCACCAGCCATTGCATCAGCCCAATTGACAGGCGGTAGCCGAAAATTCGTGGCAAGATTTTCCGAAACTACCGTGTCAGGTGAGTTGGAGGCTTACGAAGTCGATGCAGAAGGTGAGTTTCAGGCCACGCCCGTCTGGCAAGCGGGTGCAATGCTCAAGGAGCGCACCAGGCTCTCTTCCGGAAATGACAGGGCCATCATTACCAATGACGGAAATGGCCGGGCGGCAGGCGTCGGATTCAGGTGGGCAGACTTGCCTGAAGATTACAGAAAGAAAATGACGGAACAGGGCACCAATCAATTGTCGGAAGCGAATGCACAACTGGCGCTGAACTATATTCGCGGAGACCATTCGCGGGAAGACCCGAACGGGCTGCGCCAGCGCGCAGACAGCCTGCTTGGCCCCGTGGTGAATGCGACTCCCTGGATCCAGGGTCCCCCCGGCCCAGTCTTGGCAGGCTTCAGATCGGCGGATGAGCGTATTGGATATAGTGCTTTTTTCAGCGCGCATAAAGACCGTGCCAAGCTGATTTGGCTGGCCGCCAACGATGGTATGTTGCACGCGTTCAATCCCGACACAGGTGCTGAGGTTTTTGCCTATGTGCCAGGCGCATTGGCCAATCGGCTGGCGGAGATTCCGTTGCAGCGGGGCGCAGCCACGCGCACGAAACTGGAAGGGAGCAATTTCGTGACCGGCCCCGAAAGGCATCCCCCAGGAGGCACGGTCTGGGCCTATGTCGACGGCCATCCCTTTTCTGCCGATGTCATGGTGGGGGACGATTGGAAAACCTATGTATTCGGCACCCTGGGGCGTGGTGGCAAAGGTATTTTTGCCCTGGATGCCACCGTGGTTGCCGATTTGACCGAAAGCAATGCCGCCAGCGTGTTCAAGTGGCAATTCACCTCGACCGATGATGAGGATCTGGGACATATCACCGGGGAGGTGTCGGTTCATGCTGCATCCAACCAGGCTACGCCGGTTGTCAGGATGAACAATGGCAAATATGCCCTGCTTTTGGGCAATGGCTACAAATCCATGCCGAGCACCGCTCCGGGTAAGGCGGTGTTGTATGTTCTTTTCGTGGATGGCCCCAACGATGAAGGTAGCTGGACGGGGCGCTACACAAAGATTGTGGCTGATGCCGGCCCTGGTAATGGCCTGTCAATGCCCCGCTGGGAGGACATCGATGGCAATGGCACGGCGGATGTCGCTTATGCGGGCGATCTCAAAGGCAATCTCTGGAAATTTGATTTGCAAAGTGACAGGCCGAACGAGTGGCAGGTGGCCCTCAAGGAAGGAACGGTCAATAAGCCTCTGTATACTGCCAGCGATGCGATTACGACTGCACCACAGATCATGTACATGGGCAAGGGCGGATTCATGGTCAATTTTGCGACCGGTAATGCATTTGAAACCCATGATTTCCCCAAGCTCGGGGTGCCGCAGCGGATTTATGGCATTTGGGATCGGCCATCCTTCGTGGGAACGCGGCCCATCCGTACCGATACTTTGGCGCTCCGCGCATACACGCGAAACCAGGATGGCAAAGTCATCGGCGCCGCCGATGCTCCCGCTTTGGATTGGTCGCGCCACAATGGCTGGTATATGGATTTGCCAAATCCCGGGGAGGCGGTTCTGTCAAACCCGACTCTGGAATCAGGCGTTTTGTCGTTTGTGACGGTTCGTCCGAAAGCGGCTGACACCGGATCGACGGCATCTTGTTTTTCAAGCCCCCTTGCCGCGTTGTATACCGTGGATCCCATTTCAGGCAAAACCGAGCGCAATCTCCAGGGCAGCATCACGCTGAACGACACGCAAGTGTTTGTCACCGCCAGGGAAATTGGCGATCAAAAGGTACGCCTGGCCCATGACAGAACCCAAAAGGCTTTCACCAAGAATTGTCAAGCCGGGCAAGCGGGCTGCACCTGCACGGGAAGCACTTGCACCAAGGCCGCCATCTGCGGCCCCGGGCAACGCGCCAAGAGGGTCATCGGCAGTAGCGCCGATGCCGTGCTGTGCATGAGCAACCCCGCGCCACGCTTGCAATGGCGGGAAGTTTCTGGATTGGGGAGGACGGACCAACCATGA
- a CDS encoding NAD(P)/FAD-dependent oxidoreductase codes for MIRLSEIRLPFTLAEAPEAALRAAVCELLNLAPADIARVDVFKRSFDARKALPLAVYIVDVTLAEPERATALLARWAGHPQIQPRPDMTWRPVGQAPADLPLRPVVVGFGPCGIFAALVLAQMGFKPIVLERGKPVRERARDTWDLWRKRVLHAQSNVQFGEGGAGAFSDGKLYSQIKDPRHLGRKVLHELVKAGAPPEILYLAHPHIGTFKLVRVVENLRAQIIALGGEVRFGQCVTDINVVRQGAVGRQLRGLSVLDLATGQTTGLRADHVVLAPGHSARDTFVSLYERGVAMQAKPFAIGLRIEHPQGLIDRARWGRHAGHPLLGAADYKLVHHAANGRAVYSFCMCPGGTVLAATSEPGCVVTNGMSQYSRNERNANAGLVVGITPSDYPRDDAAFEAQLGRSYGVQALHPGYCHPLAGMVLQRQLESHAFVLGGRDYSAPGQLVGDFMAGKPSTQWGTVAPSYRPGVTLGDLHAALPGYAIAALREALPVFGRKIKGFDMHDAVLTGVETRSSSPLVISRNGQLQSLGTAGLYPAGEGAGYAGGILSAGVDGIEVGEAVARSLMK; via the coding sequence ATGATCCGCCTGTCGGAGATCCGTCTGCCTTTCACGCTGGCCGAGGCCCCCGAGGCAGCGCTTCGGGCCGCCGTCTGTGAACTGCTGAATCTGGCTCCGGCCGACATTGCCCGGGTCGATGTCTTCAAGCGCAGCTTCGATGCGCGCAAGGCGCTGCCGCTGGCGGTGTACATCGTCGATGTCACGCTGGCCGAACCTGAGCGTGCCACCGCGTTGCTGGCCCGGTGGGCCGGCCATCCGCAGATACAACCCCGCCCGGACATGACCTGGCGCCCCGTGGGCCAGGCGCCGGCCGATCTGCCGCTGCGCCCGGTGGTGGTCGGGTTTGGCCCCTGCGGCATCTTCGCGGCGCTGGTGTTGGCGCAAATGGGCTTCAAGCCCATCGTGCTGGAACGCGGCAAACCGGTGCGCGAGCGGGCCCGGGACACCTGGGATCTGTGGCGCAAGCGCGTGCTGCATGCCCAAAGCAATGTGCAATTCGGCGAGGGCGGGGCAGGCGCTTTCTCGGACGGCAAGCTCTACAGCCAGATCAAGGACCCGCGCCACCTGGGCCGCAAGGTGTTGCACGAGTTGGTCAAAGCCGGCGCGCCGCCGGAGATCCTGTACCTGGCGCATCCGCATATCGGCACTTTCAAGCTGGTGCGGGTGGTGGAGAATCTGCGCGCGCAGATCATTGCGCTGGGCGGTGAGGTCCGCTTCGGGCAGTGCGTGACCGATATCAACGTCGTGCGCCAGGGCGCCGTTGGCCGACAGTTGCGCGGCCTGTCCGTCCTCGACCTGGCCACCGGCCAGACCACCGGGCTGCGCGCCGACCATGTGGTGCTGGCGCCGGGCCATAGCGCGCGCGACACCTTTGTCAGTCTGTACGAACGCGGCGTGGCGATGCAGGCCAAGCCGTTTGCCATCGGTCTGCGGATCGAGCATCCGCAGGGCCTGATCGACCGTGCGCGCTGGGGCCGCCACGCGGGCCACCCGCTGCTCGGCGCTGCCGATTACAAGCTGGTGCACCATGCGGCCAACGGTCGCGCGGTGTACAGCTTTTGCATGTGCCCTGGCGGCACGGTGCTGGCCGCCACCAGCGAGCCGGGCTGCGTGGTGACCAATGGCATGAGCCAGTACTCGCGCAACGAGCGCAATGCGAACGCGGGCCTGGTGGTGGGCATCACCCCGAGCGATTACCCGCGCGATGACGCCGCGTTCGAGGCCCAGTTGGGCCGCAGCTACGGCGTCCAGGCCCTGCATCCCGGGTACTGCCACCCGCTGGCCGGCATGGTGCTGCAGCGCCAGTTGGAGTCCCACGCCTTTGTGCTGGGCGGGCGCGACTACAGTGCGCCGGGCCAACTGGTGGGCGATTTCATGGCCGGCAAGCCCTCCACGCAATGGGGCACGGTGGCGCCTTCCTACCGGCCCGGCGTGACCTTGGGCGACCTGCATGCGGCCCTGCCCGGCTACGCCATCGCTGCGCTGCGCGAGGCCCTGCCCGTGTTCGGCCGCAAGATCAAGGGCTTCGACATGCACGATGCGGTGCTGACCGGGGTCGAGACGCGCAGCTCGTCACCGCTCGTGATCAGCCGCAATGGGCAGTTGCAAAGCCTCGGCACCGCCGGCCTGTACCCCGCCGGCGAAGGCGCGGGCTATGCGGGCGGCATTTTGTCCGCCGGGGTCGATGGCATCGAGGTCGGCGAGGCCGTGGCGCGCAGTTTGATGAAATGA